From the genome of Corallococcus macrosporus DSM 14697:
CGTCGCGCAATTGACGGGGGCCGATGGGGCGGCCGCTCGCGGCGGGCAGGAAACCGGGCGCCGCGACGGGAATGAAAGGCACCTTGGCCAGGTCCACCCACTCAAACCGAGGGTCGCTCTTATCCACGCGGTGTAGGATGAGGTCCACATCGCCATCAAGCAGGCGCTCCCCGGGCCCGCCCACCGCCTCGAAATGCAGGTGCAGGCGTGTTCCGGGGCACCGGGCGAAGAACCGGCTGAGCACGGCCAGCACTTGCGGCCGCGGACACAGGTCGCCAATCACCACGTGCAGCTCGCTTTCCTCGCCCATCGCCAGTTGCACGGCGTGGGTGCGCAGCCCCTCCAGCTCGCGCAGCAACGCCTGTGCGCGGCGGTGAAAGGATTGCCCCGCCGGAGTCAGCCGCACGCGGTAGCCGCTGCGGTCCAGCAGCGTCAGGTCCAGCTGCCGCTCCAGCCTGGCCACGGCGGCAAACACCGCTGGATGCGAACGATGCAGCGCCGCGGCGGCGGCCTGGAAGCCGCCCGCCCTCACCACGGCGTCAAAGCACTGCAGGTCGTGCAGGGTGAAATCGCCCATTTCGTCTTTCCGACAATGATTGTTTGAACTTTGTAAATTTCCCCGAATCAGCCCGCAACTACCATTTGCATCACACCTCCTCACAAGGCGGAAGCGTCATGCAAGGTCTCTCCTTCTTCACCACCGGCGACGGTGTCCGCATCGCCTACCGCATGGACGGCGACCCCAGCCTGCCCGTGCTGGTCCTGTCCAACTCCATCGGCACGACGCTGCACATGTGGGACGGCCAGATTCCGGCCTTGTCGCGCCACTTTCGCGTGCTGCGCTTCGACACCCGCGGACATGGCGCGTCCGGCGTGCCCCTTGGCGCGTATTCTCTGGACCGCCTGGGCCGCGACGTCGTCGAACTGCTGGACGGGCTGAAAATCCGACGCGCGCATTTCCTGGGTTTGTCGCTGGGCGGCTTCATCGGACAGTGGCTGGGCGTGCATGTCCCCGAGCGCATCGACCGCCTGGTTTTGGCCAACACCTCGGCCTATCTGGGCCCCGCCCGGCAATGGGACGAGCGAATCGCCGCCACATTGCAGGCGCCGGACATGACGGACACCGCCGAAACGTTCCTGGGCAACTGGTTCCCGGCAGCCATGCTGCAAGTGGGCGGGCCCGTCATCGACGCGTTCCGCGCCATGCTGTTGGCCACCGACAGGCAGGGGCTGGCGGGCGCGTTCGCGGCGGTGCGCGACACGGACCTGCGGCGCACCATTGCGTTGATTGACGCGCCAACCTTGGTGATAACGGGCCGCGACGACACAGTGACGGCCGCCATCCACGGGGCGGAGATCGCGGCCACGGTGCCGCACGCCGAGCTGCTGGAGCTGCCGGTGGTGCATCTGTCGAATGTCGAGCGGCCCGACGAGTTCCTGGAGGCAGTGCAGAAGTTCCTGCTGCCACGCTGAGCGCGGCACAAGGCTCTGGGGCAGGCGTTGAAGCGGGCATGGAGTACGCCGCGCTGCTGCTGGCGGACCCGGCGTCCACCGCGCGACTGCTCGGCACCCCTCAAGCGGTCCAAGCCATGAGGCTCGCCCCGGACGCGGAGGACACCGCCGCCGCCTCACCGCTGACCGCAATGCCTGCCACCCAGGTGCGGACCGGCGGAGTCGGTCGGCTACCTGACACCCTGGGCATCTGGATGTCTTCCATTGAGCGTGCCCGCCGCCGTCTGCCGCGGGGGCCAGGTTGCGTGACAGTCCATTTCCCTGGTTACAATGGCAGGCCATTTCTTCACGCCAGACACCTGGGGGGTGTGCGTGTCCTTCATCCAGCTTCCTCGGAGCGTCGTCTCGTGCCGTAACCTCGTTGGAGGAAGCTGGCAGGTGCCCCCCGGGGCAGTGCAGCTCGATGTCCGGAGTCCCTACACGGGGACCGTCATCGGCAAGGTTCCGCTCACGCCCGCCTCGGGAGTCGCCCAGGCGGTGGAGGCCGCGAAGGCAGCGGCGTCATCCTGGAAGGACACGCCGCTCAGGGAGCGCACGCAGTACCTCTACCGCTTCCGTCAGTCCCTGGAACGCGACCTGGACGCCCTGGCCCAGCTCGCCGCCAGCGAGGCGGGGAAGACGGTGGCCGAGGCCCGCGCGGGCCTGCTCAAGGGCATGGAGGTCTGCGACTTCGCGCTGTCCCTCCAGAACCTCGACACGGGCGCGCACCTGGAGGTCAGCCGCGGCGTCTCCTGCGAGTACCGCCGTGAGCCCCTGGGCGTGGTCGCCGGCATCACCCCGTTCAACTTCCCGGCCATGGTGCCGATGTGGATGTTCCCCATCGCCGTCACGCTGGGCAACGCCTTCATCCTCAAGCCGTCGGAGAAGGTGCCACTCACGGCGTGCGCGCTGGGCGAGCTCATGTGCGAGGCCGGCTACCCCGCGGGCGTCTTCTCCGTCGTGCACGGCGGCAGGGAGGCGGTGGACGCGCTGGTGGCGCACCCGGACGTGCAGGCGGTGGGCTTCGTGGGCTCGTCCGCGGTGGCGCGCCACCTGTACGCGGAGGGCTGCAAGCGCGGCAAGCGCGTGCTGGCCCTGGGCAGCGCGAAGAATCACCTCATCGTCGTGCCGGACGCGGAGCCAGGGCTGACGGCGCAGGCGGTGGTGGACTCGTTCACCGGCTGCGCGGGCCAGCGGTGCATGGCTGCCAGTGTGCTGCTCGCGGTGGGCAACGTGGACCCCATCCTCGATGACGTCGTCTTCCGCGCCGCGAAGCTGGAGGTGGGCCCCGGCATGGGCGCGCTCATCGACCGGGGCGCGCTGGACCGCCTGGAGACGGCCATTGCCCGCGCGGAGGCGGAAGGCGCCCGCGTGCTGCTGGACGGCCGTGGCCGCAAGCCGCAGGGCGAGCCCTGGTCCGGCGGCAACTGGCTGGGCCCCACGGTGCTGGACAACGTGCGTCCGGAGATGGAGGCCGCGCGGCGCGAGCTGTTCGGTCCGGTGCTCTCCATCGTCCGGGTGCCCACGCTGTCCGCGGCGCTGGCCGTGGAGAACGCGTCGCCCTATGGCAACGCGGCGTCCATCTTCACCACCAGCGGTGGCGTGGCGCAGACGGTGGTGGAGGGCGTGCGCGCCGGCATGGTGGGCGTCAACGTGGGCGTCCCCGTGCCGCGTGAGCCGTTCTCCTTCGGTGGCACGGGCGACTCGCGCTTCGGGCACGGGGACATCACCGGGCCGTCCAGCCTCGACTTCTGGACGCAGGTGAAGAAGGTCACGCGCAAGTGGTCGGCGCGGACCGACGGCTCGTGGATGAGCTGAAGCGCGCTCCCCCGCCGCGAAGCACCGCCCCCACACCCCGACTCTGCTCCCGCGCCCGCAAGGAGGGCGCTCCCATGCCCGAGAAAAAGAACCCCAATCACATCCGCCTCACCTCGCACCCGGATGGTGACGTCCCCAGCGTCCCCATCCGCTGGGGAGACGGCGAGCCGACGCGCCGGGGCCCCGTCGTCGCCACGCTCACCGAGCCCGGGCACCGCAACGTCATTGGCACGCACGCCGGCGCCTACGCGGTGTACCGCGCGCTGGCCGTGGCCGCGGGCATGCTGCCGCAGGACCACCGCGCGGACCTGAAGAACACCGCGCCCGCCGCGCAGGTGGGGCCCCATCCGTCGTGGAGCAACCCGGAGCGCATCGTCTCGCTGGACCCGTGGGGCGCCATCGCGCCTCAGGCCTTCCGGGCATACGCGGAGCAGGGCATCGACTTCCGGCCCACCATCGCCGTCACCAAGGCGCACATCAACTTCCCCGAGGTGCGCGACGCCATTGACGCCGGGCGCCTGAAGCCGGACGGGGACCTGCTGCGCGACAACGGCGACATCAAGGTGACCAAGGCCGCGGTGGACCCGGTGTGGTACCTGCCGGGCATCGCGAAGCGCTTCGGCATGACGGAGAGCGCGCTGCGCCGCGGCCTCTTCGAGCAGACGGGCGGCATGTTCCCGGAGCTGATTACGCGCCCGGACCTGCACGTCTTCCTGCCGCCCATCGGCGGGCTGACGCTGTACGTCTTCGGTGGCATCGAGACGCTGGCGGACCGCGACGTGCCGCTGACGGCGCGCGTGCATGACGAGTGCAACGGCTCCGACGTGTTCGGCAGCGACATCTGCACCTGCCGGCCCTACCTGGCGCACGGCATCGAGGAGTGCGTGCGCACGGCGCAGGCGGGCGGCGCGGGGCTCATCGTGTACCTGCGCAAGGAAGGCCGGGCGCTGGGCGAGGTGACGAAGTTCCTCGTGTACAACGCGCGCAAGCGGCAGGAGGGCGGCGACTCCGCGGCCACCTACTTCCAGCGCACCGAGTGCGTGGCCGGCGTGCAGGACATGCGCTTCCAGGAGCTGATGCCGGACGTGCTGCACTGGCTGGGCATCACCCGCATCCACCGCTTCGTGTCCATGAGCGACATGAAGCACGACGCGATTACGCGCTCGGGCATCGAAATCCTGGAGCGCGTCCCCATCCCCGACGAGCTCATCCCCGCCGACGCACAGGTGGAGATGGAGGCGAAGAAGGCGGCGGGCTACTTCACGCAGGGGCCGGTGGCGGACGCGGAGGAGCTGGCGCGGGTGAAGGGGCGGGGCCTCGATGTCTGACTCGGCGCTGGCGAGGTCGGACCTCTCTCCCGCGGTGGCGTGGCTGCGCACGCCGTCCGCCATCCGCGAGCGGTGCCACCAGCTCCTCGACCTGGGGCTCGCGGGCAAGCTGGAGCACTTCCGCGTCGAGCCGTCGCGGCTGCCCATCGTGGTGGACACGGTGCTGCACGTGACGCGCGAGCACTACCCCACGCTGGACGTGCCGCTGCACAGCCGCTGGCGCCACTTCGACGTGGGCGGCGTGGCCCGCCTGGCGGAGCTGGAGTCACGGCTCAAGAGCGCCACCCTCCAGGAGCGGGCGCGCGCGAAGCTGGACCTGGTGGTGGTGAGCGTGCTGCTGGACGCGGGCAGCGGTCCGCAGTGGCGCTACCAGGAGGCCGGCGGGAAGACGTGGGCGCGCTCCGAGGGGCTGGCCGTGGCCAGCTTCCGCATGTTCATGGAGGGGCGCTTCTCGTCGGACCCGGACCGGCCGCTGCGCGTGGACGCGGAGGCGCTGGGCCGGCTCACGCGGGAGGGGCTCGCGCGGGGCATGCAGGTGACGGACGCCAACCCGGTGGACGGGCTGGAGGGCCGGCTGCACCTGCTGCACGGCCTGGCGAAGGTGCTGCCCCGGCCGGGCGCGCTGCTGGACATCATCACCGCGCAGCACCGCAGCGTGCGCGCCGCGGAGCTGCTGGGGCTGGTGCTGGAGGTGCTGGGCCCCATCTGGCCCGGCCGGGTGATGGTGGACGCGGTGAACCTGGGCGATGTGTGGCCGCATCCCGCGCTGGGGCCGGTGGAGAGCCTGGAGGCGCTGGTGCCCTTCCACAAGCTGTCCCAATGGCTGACGTACTCGCTGGTGGAGCCGCTGTCCGAGGCGGGCGTGGTGGTGACGGAGCTGGACGGCCTCACCGGCCTGCCCGAGTACCGCAACGGCGGCCTGCTGGTGGACCTGGGCGTGCTGTCTCCGCTTGAGCCGCGCCTCTTCACGCAGTCCTTCCATCCGGGGGACGAGCCCATCGTGGAGTGGCGCGCGCTGACGGTGGCGCTGCTGGACCGGGTGGCGGCGCTGGTGCGCGGCCGGCTGGGCCTGAGCGCGGAGGAGCTGCCGCTGGGGAAGGTGCTCCAGGGCGGCACGTGGACGGCCGGCAGGCGCGTGGCGGCGGAGCGGCGCCCCGGTGGTGGGCCACCCATCCGCGTGGACAGTGACGGCACGGTGTTCTGACGGGAGGACGCAATGGAGTTTCCGAACTGCACGGTGGTGGACCACCCCCTGGTGAAGCACAAGCTCACGCAGATGCGCCGGGTGGAGACGAGCACCGCCTCCTTCCGGGCGCTGCTCCAGGAGACCTCGCTGCTGCTCGCCTACGAGGCGCTGCGGGACTTGAAGGTGCGCGAGGAGGACATCCAGACGCCCATGGCGCGCACCACGGCGCCGGTGCTGGACGGCAAGAAGCTGGTGCTGGTGGCCATCATGCGCGCGGGGCAGGGCATCCTCGACGGGATGTTGCAGCTCGTGCCCTCCGCGCGCGTGGGGCACATCGGCCTGTACCGGGACCCGGAGACGCTGTCGCCGGTGGAGTACTACTACCGCGTGCCCGGCCAGCTCGCGGACCGGGACGTGGTGGTGTGCGACCCGATGCTGGCCACGGGGAACTCGGCGGTGGCCGCGCTCCAGCGGCTCAAGAAGAGCAAGCCCGGCTCGCTGCGCTTCGTGTGCCTGCTGGCGTGCCCGGAGGGCCTGACGAACCTGCGCGAGCACCACCCGGACGTCCACGTCTACACCGCGGCGATTGACGAGCGGCTGGACGAGCACGGCTACATCCTTCCGGGCCTGGGCGACGCGGGCGACCGGCTCTTCGGGACGAAGTAGCCCCACCGGTGACTTGGCCAGCGGCCGCGTCCGGGACAGGATGCGCGCCGCGGACGGGGCCGGCGCAATCGGTTGGGGAGTCGTCGATGCAAGGAAGGCGTGTTCGTGCCTGGCTGGGCTGCGCCAGCGCACTGGTCCTGGGGCTGTCGGGGAGCGCTCGGGCGGAGTCGGTGCCGTGCGCGTGTACCACCTCGAACCAGAGCGTCGTCTCCGAGGTGCCGTGCCTCATCTTCCATGCGTCCGTCAGTTGCGGACAGAGCCTCGTTCGCAACGCCTGTGAGCAGACGGTGACGCTGGTCGACTGGCCGTTGTCGAGCTGTCCGCACAGCGTCTGCACCCAGGCGCTCGCGCCAGGTGAAGAGGTGGGCTTCATCTTCGGCAGGGAGGAGTTCGAGACCAACCGGGTCGCCGAGCAGTCCCACACGGTGCGCATGGACGGAGTGGACCAGCCGCTCACCATCAGCGCGGAGGTGACGTGCAGGGACGACCCTGCTTCCAGCGGAATGGGCTGCGCCGCGGCGCCTGGTGCCTTGGGCGCGGTGGGGGTGGCGCTGCTCGCGGGCGCGGTGATGCGCCGGCGCCGTGGGGCTTGAGCGCAGGCCCTGGGCAGCGCTGTCCATCCTGAAGGCCGGGCGTCGCGTCGGGCACGGCCGTGTTGGAGGCAGGCCGCTCGCTCACGGGCCCCTTGCGCCCTGCCCTTGTCGCGGAGGCGCGCTCCGCCCGGCGGCCCGTGCATCCCCTCCGGGCCGGAGTTCATTCACCTCCCACGGTGAGCGCTTCGGCCCGCGCAGCGCGGCGATGTCCTCCGGGACATACAGGCGCGTCCCGGAGGGCGGCGTGTTGCCGAAGTGGGTGAGGACGTGGTTCAGCACCGCGGCCAGCTCCACGTCCTGGAGGTGGGCCATGTCGGGCATGGGCGCGCCCCAACGAGGGCTCGTCAGGCCGTGCAGGTGCAGCTCCACCAGGTACTCGCGTCCGCCTGGCGCGGCGAAGAGGCGCGCGGTGTCGGTGAGGCCGGGGTACTGGTCCCAGCCCTTGCCCTCCTGGCCGTGGCAGTTCTGGCAGTTGCGCACGTAGGCGTGTTCACCCAGCTCCCGCCATTCGAATTCGTGCGCGGGCGCGGGCTCGTAGCGGGCCAGCGCCGCGTGCTCGTCGGTGAGCACGAGCTGCGCGGTGCGCATCCAGGCGAACAGCGCGGAGCCCAGGATGAGCAGCGCGGCGATGGTGTAGGTGGCGACGTTCGCCACGAGGTGTCGCATGGTGGGGAAGGCTCCGGCCTAGGCGAGGTTGAACTTCTCGAGGTGGATGCGGGCCTCGGGGACGTCCCGCTCCTGGAGGGCTTCGTGCACCGCCGCCATCATGGGCGGCGGTCCGCAGATGAAGAAGAACCGCGCCAGCTTCTCCTTCGGCAGGTGCCGGTCCAGCACCTCGCCCGTGAGCACGCCGCGCTCTCCCTTCCAGTCCTCCGCGGGCTCCTTGAGGACGTAGACGCAGTGGAGGTCCATCTTCACCTCCAGTTCGGCCAGGGCTTCGCGGAAGGCCAGGCTGTCCCAGTCCGTGTCGGCGTAGAAGAGCGTGACGGGCCGGGGGTCCTCGCGGTCCGCCATGGTGCGCAGGAAGGAGAGGATGGGGGTGATGCCCACGCCGCCGGCGATGAACACGTAGCCCACGGCCGGATAGCGGTCGATGCTGAAGGCGCCGTGGGGGCCGTCGAGGAACGCGCGGGTGCCCGGGGGCACGTCGCCAATGCGCCCGCTGAAGTCGCCCAGCGCCTTGATGCCGAACTCCAGCCGGTCCGAGCGCTCGGCGCTGGAGGAGAAGCTGAAGGGGTGCTCCTCCAGCGTGAAGGGCGTGCCCTCCAGCTTGAGCCACGCGAACTGGCCCGGGGCGAAGGCCATGCGGTGGTTGCCCACGGGCTCCAGCACCAGGGCGTGGGTGCCGCCGCGCTCGGGGCGGACCTCCGCGACGCGCCAGTGGTAGTTGCGCTGCCACGCGGGGCGCAGGACGCGCAGGTAGACGACGAGCCCCACCATGGCCGCGGACGTCGCCACCCAGATGGCGTGCTTCCACAAGGTGTTGGTGTACAGGCCCGCCATGGAGACGTGGAGCTGGGCGAAGACGATGGCCGCCACGCCCAGCAGCAGGTGCAAGAGGCGCCAGCGCTCGTAGCTGAGCTTGAGGCGCTCGCGGAACAGCGAGGACACCACCAGCGTGACCAGCATCAGCACGCTCAGCAGCGCGCAGCGGCTGGCCCAGTTCCCGCCCAGGGGGTTGAGCAGCTTCAGCCGGGACGGGTTGTCGATGACGATGATGAGCGGGTGCGCCAGCACGAGGCACACGGCGACCAGGGCAATCTGCCGGTGGTACTGGAGGATGATGTCGATGCCGTAGGGCGCGGTGAGGCGCTTGAAGCGCGCGATGAGCACGAACTGCACGGCAATCTGCGTCAGCCCCACGAAGCCCAGCGCCACGGACAGTTCCAGCCAGAAGGACCGCCCGGACGGCGCCGGGGGGATGAGCATCAGGAAGACGGGAACCAGCACGACCAGGAGGTAGAGGCTGATCCAGAAGAAGCCAGACATCACGCGGTTCATGCGGAAACTCCCATCAGGCCCCGTAGCCCGGGCGCGGGCCGCCGGGAACGTGGAAGCGGGCGGGTGTCACATGCATTGTTCACGGGGTGACCGGAGGCCTCCTTCCCTGCGACCAGGCGTGCGGGCCCCGGGCTCCCCTGGCCCCACCGCGGGGTCGTGCGCACTGTTCGGGCAGGACGCAACCCAGGAGAGGAGATTCGACGATGGCCGAGCAGCGCACGCCGAAGTCACGAGACGCGTCCGGCTCCCCGCAGCCGGACACGCGCCTGCGTGAGGCGATGAACGACCCGGAGACGGCGCGGCGGGACGCGGAGGACCGGGAGGTGACGAACGAGGCCCACCGCTGGGGCGAGGAGGGCAGCTCGCGCGAGGAGCGCGGCTACCCCCGCGAGGGGGACACGGGCAGCGACAAGGGCAAGCCGTAGCCGCCGACATGGGGTCCTTCCAGGGGGCCCGGGTGTCTGGATTAGGCTGGAGGCGTGTCCGCCTCCGTCCTGCTGCTGCTTCCCCTGCTGTGTGCCTCCGCCCCCACGCGCGTGGAGCTGGTGTTTGGTGGGGACGTGATTCCCCACGGTGAGGTCAAGGAGGTCGCGAGGCTGCACGCGCGCACCGGGGCGCCGCCGCCGGGAGGAGGCCGGGCGCCCTCGCTCAACCATGAGGGGTGGGACCACGTCTTCGGTCCCATCGCGGACGTGCTGCGGACCGCGGACGTGGGCGTGGTGAATCTGGAGACGCCCGTCACGGACAACAAGAAGGCCGTGGCGAAGGAGCTGTTGTTCAACGCGCCTTCGGCGATGGCGCATGCGTTGGCCTCGGCCGGGGTGAAGGTGGTGTCCACCGCGAACAACCACGCGAGGGACCAGCACCCCGCGGGCATCGTGGAGACGCTGCGGCACCTGGACGCGGCGGGCATCCGTCACACGGGCACGGGGGCGACGCGGGAGTCCGCGTGGGAGCCCGCGTTCGTGGACGTGCGAGGCGTGAAGGTGGGGTTCCTGTCCTTCACGCGCCTGCTCAATGGCTTCAGCAACCCGAAGGACGCCCAGGCGCCGCACGTCGCGCTGGTGCCGTACGCCCAGCCCGAGGCGCACCGGGGCGTCTCCTCCGAGCAGGCGGTGGAGGCCGTGCGCGCGGCGGCGGCGCGGTGTGACGCGCTCATCGTGCTGGTGCACTGGGGGACGGAGTACAAGGTGGCGCCGCGTCCGGAGGACCGCGCGCTGGGCCGCGCGCTGCTGGACGCGGGGGCGCGGGCGGTCATCGGGCACCATCCGCACGTGCTCCAGCCGCTGGAGGCGTATCAGACGGTGGATGGGCGCAAGGGGCTCATCGCGTATTCGCTGGGCAACCTGGTGGCGAACCAGGACCGCTTCTACCGGCACGCGCCGGGGGCGAAGAGCGCTGGGGGCGACCGGCGGGACTCCGTGTTGCTGCGGGTGTCGCTGGTGCGGCCCATGCCGGGCGTGTCGGTGGCGTTGGAGGAGGTGTCGGTGCTGCCGGTGTGGATTGAGAACAACGCGGTGGGGCGTGCGCGCAAGGAGCCGCGGAACATCCAGCCGGTGCTCATCGACCGGGAGGTGGAGGCGGTGACGGAGCGGCTGGCGGTGCTGGCGGCGCGCCCTGGGCCGCTGGACAAGGAGACGCGCGCGCAGAAGGCGCTGCTGGAGCGGCGGCTGGCGGGCTCGAAGCAGCGGCGCGAGCGCATCCTCCGCATGCTGCCGGAAGGGTTCGCGGTGGCGTCACCCGAGCTGCGTCAGCGTGGGCCGGAGGCCGGGCCTCCGGGGCGGTTGGCCTCACAGCCTTGACGGTAAAGGCACACGCCGGTGTGCCTGTGGGGCTGTCCATGTCCTTGCACTTGGACGGACTCCAGGGTGAGTCGGCTTCTGAGCAGGTCATGACTGGGGTTGGGTTAGAGTGCACCCCATGCGTCAATCCGCCATTCTCCTCCTGCCTCTGGTGTTGCTGGCTTGCAAGAAGGACTCGGAAGCGCCGGGCCCGAAGGAGGCCGCGGTCCACGTCAAGATTGGCCACCACGAGAACTTCAGCCAGGGTTGCATCACGGTGGAGGCCCACGGCGGTACGGGCGAGACGTTGCTCGCTGAGTTCGAGGAGCCCGCTCAATTCGATACCAACGACCCGGTGCTGAACGTCGCCATCTTCCGCAAAGCGGACTGGGGGCGGGACGTCGAAGTCACCGTCAGGGCTTTCGAGAAGGGGTGCGCAGCCGAGCAGTTGGTGGATGAGCGGACGAGGACCTTCAGCTTCGCCTCTGCCGGTCGGCAGGAATGGGTGCTCGACAACCTGCACACCGATGACGAGGACGGTGACGGCTTCGTCTCACGGGGCGGCCCGATGAATCGGGGGACGGACTGCGATGCCCTGCGAGCGACGGCTTTCCCTGGCGCGCCGGAGCTCTGTAACGGCCTGGATGACGACTGCGACGGCCAGAAGGAAGTGGGTGTGGTCAACAGGTTCTGGTACCTGGACCAAGACCGCGACAGCTTTGGCCGCGATGGGCCCGGCACGGAGGCTTGTGACCCGCCGAGCGAGCTTCATGTCGAGGTGACGGGGGATTGTGACGACGAGCGCGCCGACATCCATCCCAACATCGTGGAGGCGTGCAACGGCTTGGATGACAACTGTGGCGGCGGCATCGACGAGTTGTTCACCGATGGGCCACGAGCGCTGGGAGCGTCGTGCACGGAGGCCTGCAATGGGACGTATGCATGCAACTCCGCGGG
Proteins encoded in this window:
- a CDS encoding LysR family transcriptional regulator — its product is MGDFTLHDLQCFDAVVRAGGFQAAAAALHRSHPAVFAAVARLERQLDLTLLDRSGYRVRLTPAGQSFHRRAQALLRELEGLRTHAVQLAMGEESELHVVIGDLCPRPQVLAVLSRFFARCPGTRLHLHFEAVGGPGERLLDGDVDLILHRVDKSDPRFEWVDLAKVPFIPVAAPGFLPAASGRPIGPRQLRDATQCVLRDTARHTPATSYFMVDGAPQCTVPDQTMKKEVILQGMGWGHLPRFLIDKELRDGRLRSIASRHLPGSIEELVAARRSDRPQGPVANRLWQALQDEAAEFRTP
- a CDS encoding alpha/beta fold hydrolase, which produces MQGLSFFTTGDGVRIAYRMDGDPSLPVLVLSNSIGTTLHMWDGQIPALSRHFRVLRFDTRGHGASGVPLGAYSLDRLGRDVVELLDGLKIRRAHFLGLSLGGFIGQWLGVHVPERIDRLVLANTSAYLGPARQWDERIAATLQAPDMTDTAETFLGNWFPAAMLQVGGPVIDAFRAMLLATDRQGLAGAFAAVRDTDLRRTIALIDAPTLVITGRDDTVTAAIHGAEIAATVPHAELLELPVVHLSNVERPDEFLEAVQKFLLPR
- the mmsA gene encoding CoA-acylating methylmalonate-semialdehyde dehydrogenase, which codes for MAGHFFTPDTWGVCVSFIQLPRSVVSCRNLVGGSWQVPPGAVQLDVRSPYTGTVIGKVPLTPASGVAQAVEAAKAAASSWKDTPLRERTQYLYRFRQSLERDLDALAQLAASEAGKTVAEARAGLLKGMEVCDFALSLQNLDTGAHLEVSRGVSCEYRREPLGVVAGITPFNFPAMVPMWMFPIAVTLGNAFILKPSEKVPLTACALGELMCEAGYPAGVFSVVHGGREAVDALVAHPDVQAVGFVGSSAVARHLYAEGCKRGKRVLALGSAKNHLIVVPDAEPGLTAQAVVDSFTGCAGQRCMAASVLLAVGNVDPILDDVVFRAAKLEVGPGMGALIDRGALDRLETAIARAEAEGARVLLDGRGRKPQGEPWSGGNWLGPTVLDNVRPEMEAARRELFGPVLSIVRVPTLSAALAVENASPYGNAASIFTTSGGVAQTVVEGVRAGMVGVNVGVPVPREPFSFGGTGDSRFGHGDITGPSSLDFWTQVKKVTRKWSARTDGSWMS
- a CDS encoding GTP cyclohydrolase II, which produces MPEKKNPNHIRLTSHPDGDVPSVPIRWGDGEPTRRGPVVATLTEPGHRNVIGTHAGAYAVYRALAVAAGMLPQDHRADLKNTAPAAQVGPHPSWSNPERIVSLDPWGAIAPQAFRAYAEQGIDFRPTIAVTKAHINFPEVRDAIDAGRLKPDGDLLRDNGDIKVTKAAVDPVWYLPGIAKRFGMTESALRRGLFEQTGGMFPELITRPDLHVFLPPIGGLTLYVFGGIETLADRDVPLTARVHDECNGSDVFGSDICTCRPYLAHGIEECVRTAQAGGAGLIVYLRKEGRALGEVTKFLVYNARKRQEGGDSAATYFQRTECVAGVQDMRFQELMPDVLHWLGITRIHRFVSMSDMKHDAITRSGIEILERVPIPDELIPADAQVEMEAKKAAGYFTQGPVADAEELARVKGRGLDV
- a CDS encoding DUF1688 family protein; protein product: MSDSALARSDLSPAVAWLRTPSAIRERCHQLLDLGLAGKLEHFRVEPSRLPIVVDTVLHVTREHYPTLDVPLHSRWRHFDVGGVARLAELESRLKSATLQERARAKLDLVVVSVLLDAGSGPQWRYQEAGGKTWARSEGLAVASFRMFMEGRFSSDPDRPLRVDAEALGRLTREGLARGMQVTDANPVDGLEGRLHLLHGLAKVLPRPGALLDIITAQHRSVRAAELLGLVLEVLGPIWPGRVMVDAVNLGDVWPHPALGPVESLEALVPFHKLSQWLTYSLVEPLSEAGVVVTELDGLTGLPEYRNGGLLVDLGVLSPLEPRLFTQSFHPGDEPIVEWRALTVALLDRVAALVRGRLGLSAEELPLGKVLQGGTWTAGRRVAAERRPGGGPPIRVDSDGTVF
- the upp gene encoding uracil phosphoribosyltransferase, producing MEFPNCTVVDHPLVKHKLTQMRRVETSTASFRALLQETSLLLAYEALRDLKVREEDIQTPMARTTAPVLDGKKLVLVAIMRAGQGILDGMLQLVPSARVGHIGLYRDPETLSPVEYYYRVPGQLADRDVVVCDPMLATGNSAVAALQRLKKSKPGSLRFVCLLACPEGLTNLREHHPDVHVYTAAIDERLDEHGYILPGLGDAGDRLFGTK
- a CDS encoding MXAN_0125 family MYXO-CTERM protein, which translates into the protein MQGRRVRAWLGCASALVLGLSGSARAESVPCACTTSNQSVVSEVPCLIFHASVSCGQSLVRNACEQTVTLVDWPLSSCPHSVCTQALAPGEEVGFIFGREEFETNRVAEQSHTVRMDGVDQPLTISAEVTCRDDPASSGMGCAAAPGALGAVGVALLAGAVMRRRRGA
- a CDS encoding c-type cytochrome; this encodes MRHLVANVATYTIAALLILGSALFAWMRTAQLVLTDEHAALARYEPAPAHEFEWRELGEHAYVRNCQNCHGQEGKGWDQYPGLTDTARLFAAPGGREYLVELHLHGLTSPRWGAPMPDMAHLQDVELAAVLNHVLTHFGNTPPSGTRLYVPEDIAALRGPKRSPWEVNELRPGGDARAAGRSAPPRQGQGARGP
- a CDS encoding ferric reductase-like transmembrane domain-containing protein; the encoded protein is MNRVMSGFFWISLYLLVVLVPVFLMLIPPAPSGRSFWLELSVALGFVGLTQIAVQFVLIARFKRLTAPYGIDIILQYHRQIALVAVCLVLAHPLIIVIDNPSRLKLLNPLGGNWASRCALLSVLMLVTLVVSSLFRERLKLSYERWRLLHLLLGVAAIVFAQLHVSMAGLYTNTLWKHAIWVATSAAMVGLVVYLRVLRPAWQRNYHWRVAEVRPERGGTHALVLEPVGNHRMAFAPGQFAWLKLEGTPFTLEEHPFSFSSSAERSDRLEFGIKALGDFSGRIGDVPPGTRAFLDGPHGAFSIDRYPAVGYVFIAGGVGITPILSFLRTMADREDPRPVTLFYADTDWDSLAFREALAELEVKMDLHCVYVLKEPAEDWKGERGVLTGEVLDRHLPKEKLARFFFICGPPPMMAAVHEALQERDVPEARIHLEKFNLA
- a CDS encoding CapA family protein, whose protein sequence is MSASVLLLLPLLCASAPTRVELVFGGDVIPHGEVKEVARLHARTGAPPPGGGRAPSLNHEGWDHVFGPIADVLRTADVGVVNLETPVTDNKKAVAKELLFNAPSAMAHALASAGVKVVSTANNHARDQHPAGIVETLRHLDAAGIRHTGTGATRESAWEPAFVDVRGVKVGFLSFTRLLNGFSNPKDAQAPHVALVPYAQPEAHRGVSSEQAVEAVRAAAARCDALIVLVHWGTEYKVAPRPEDRALGRALLDAGARAVIGHHPHVLQPLEAYQTVDGRKGLIAYSLGNLVANQDRFYRHAPGAKSAGGDRRDSVLLRVSLVRPMPGVSVALEEVSVLPVWIENNAVGRARKEPRNIQPVLIDREVEAVTERLAVLAARPGPLDKETRAQKALLERRLAGSKQRRERILRMLPEGFAVASPELRQRGPEAGPPGRLASQP